A genome region from Lytechinus pictus isolate F3 Inbred chromosome 14, Lp3.0, whole genome shotgun sequence includes the following:
- the LOC129276755 gene encoding E3 ubiquitin-protein ligase Trim36-like, whose translation MASNMEHLERELICPVCNDYFTTPLLLPCNHNVCHRCAKAQLTGNSGRCSFHASSESLQSTDTNHETTTPTSSRPSSAAANRKSRKLSLTSLSSTPTSPLDTPGGGFNTANRSSMRRSFRERKSVTGSGPITPRDKVGTKSKKLGTSGLGSRPESPISESSRPDSPRGDAMTGPLGTPRGRKGSTGSVTSLGSRSDSFSGTLGMRGRTSSTGKLNGPTATSIHCPTCDEEVHLGDKGINGLFRNFALEVVVDRYKLAAKKAASIPCGSCKKKPPEDAAKSCLDCKSPYCTECFAIYHPWGTPRAQHVCIGPTYNYRPKTLMCNDHHGEKITMYCEGCHKPICQRCKFSGSHVDHKVSIIERKYAAMKEKMEQTISAIAKRRQNITDQVEKLERISSSIEESADAMQKALAEALELLQSTLSERHTDLTQRASEEVTQRTQNIRKVLDTYKDVLQGCSVADLASELLKETDKAMFVQAAKPLVGRLVQTAKSLKQTEEMCENYETFGDFQLDSTCALKSLQELDFIKAPGQPVLQPKTSNPHACLEWTPSTDGGVVDSYTVEYLKLESSKQTEEVLERPTSLPLKNGRDDQGESESDGEWTKVSDLTDCRYEPRNLEMDTSYKFRVKAFNPAGTKSSDCILLKTPPAPVLPFKWTQCQSSVPHTSSKVRKDGQEVLVSPTSTMFSSNSGSFPTSPIALEPVHFVGDKKLTTGKHYWEVQVDKATLAIHVGIASERMAERFSRSSNGDAIADRDSGHDSCDELDDEVSLQDPTVFVTHCMGKLTLPSPTSSPRKTSNKASSKPSSPRTCSIQSNVVGVLLDAEAGRVSFYDGSSKECLFSRKIKVSGGIQPALTIVGSGIVRMN comes from the exons ATGGCTAGTAATATGGAGCACCTCGAGCGAGAGCTCATCTGTCCGGTCTGCAATGATTACTTCACCACACCGCTCCTTCTTCCTTGTAACCACAATGTGTGCCACCGATGTGCCAAGGCACAGCTCACCGGTAATTCCGGACGTTGCAGCTTCCATGCCTCCAGCGAAAGTCTCCAGTCAACCGATACCAACCACGAGACGACCACACCCACTTCTTCTAGACCGAGCAGCGCAGCAGCTAATCGCAAGTCGCGAAAGTTGTCACTGACGTCACTATCGAGCACGCCCACCTCTCCGTTGGACACGCCTGGTGGAGGTTTCAACACGGCGAATAGGAGTTCGATGAGGAGATCGTTCCGGGAAAGGAAGAGTGTGACGGGTTCGGGTCCGATTACACCAAGGGATAAAGTTGGCACAAAGTCCAAAAAGCTTGGCACATCAGGATTAGGATCAAGGCCAGAATCGCCTATTTCTGAATCTTCTCGTCCCGATTCACCCAGAGGTGATGCGATGACTGGTCCTCTTGGGACCCCAAGGGGACGGAAGGGATCCACGGGTAGCGTTACTAGTCTGGGAAGCAGATCAGATTCTTTCAGTGGAACACTTGGAATGAG AGGGAGAACATCATCGACGGGAAAATTGAACGGCCCGACGGCAACATCGATCCACTGCCCGACCTGCGATGAGGAAGTTCATCTAGGAGACAAGGGCATCAATGGTCTCTTCAGGAACTTCGCCTTGGAGGTCGTTGTCGACAG GTATAAGTTGGCAGCTAAGAAGGCCGCTAGTATTCCATGTGGCTCTTGCAAGAAGAAACCGCCTGAGGATGCAGCCAAAAGTTGTCTGGATTGTAAGTCACCTTACTGTACGGAGTGCTTCGCCATTTATCATCCTTGGGGGACACCGCGAGCACAGCATGTCTGCATTGGTCCCACCTATAACTACAGACCAAAG ACCCTGATGTGCAATGATCACCATGGGGAGAAGATTACCATGTACTGTGAGGGATGCCATAAACCAATCTGCCAAAGGTGCAAGTTCAGCGGGTCACATGTTGATCACAAAGTTTCCATCATAGAAAGAAAATACGCTGCAATGAAG gaaAAGATGGAACAGACGATCAGTGCCATTGCAAAACGGCGGCAAAACATCACGGATCAGGTGGAGAAACTTGAGAGGATCTCATCTTCTATTGAA GAGAGTGCAGACGCAATGCAGAAGGCGTTAGCTGAAGCCTTGGAACTGTTACAATCAACGCTAAGCGAAAGACACACTGACCTGACGCAGAGGGCGTCTGAGGAGGTGACGCAAAGGACCCAGAACATCCGCAAAGTATTGGACACATACAAGGATGTACTCCAGGGATGCAGCGTTGCCGACCTGGCTTCTGAACTGCTGAAGGAAACTGACAAGGCTATGTTTGTACAAGCTGCCAAACCCCTCGTTGGAAG ATTGGTGCAAACGGCCAAGTCACTCAAGCAAACAGAGGAGATGTGTGAAAATTACGAGACATTTGGTGACTTCCAACTTGACTCGACATGTGCTCTCAAATCTCTTCAGGAACTTGATTTCATCAAAG CTCCGGGCCAACCAGTATTACAGCCAAAAACTTCCAATCCCCACGCTTGCCTTGAATGGACACCATCGACCGACGGGGGCGTTGTTGATTCTTATACAGTGGAGTACCTGAAGCTCGAAAGCAGCAAGCAGACGGAAGAAGTTTTAGAAAGACCTACCAGTCTCCCGCTCAAAAATGGCAGAGACGACCAAGGCGAGTCTGAAAGTGATGGCGAATGGACAAAGGTTTCGGACCTGACGGATTGCCGGTATGAGCCAAGGAATCTAGAGATGGACACCTCCTACAAGTTCAGAGTGAAGGCTTTTAATCCGGCTGGTACCAAGTCCAGTGATTGCATACTCTTGAAAACACCACCGGCTCCAG TGCTACCTTTTAAATGGACCCAATGCCAGTCAAGCGTGCCTCATACTTCATCAAAGGTTCGGAAAGATGGCCAAGAGGTCTTGGTGTCGCCAACGTCAACCATGTTTTCATCGAACTCCGGCTCATTCCCGACCTCTCCCATCGCACTGGAACCCGTCCACTTTGTAGGAGACAAGAAACTAACGACGGGAAAGCACTACTGGGAGGTCCAAGTTGATAAGGCCACTCTCGCTATCCACGTTGGTATCGCAAGTGAGCGCATGGCGGAGCGCTTCAGCCGCAGCAGTAACGGCGACGCCATTGCAGATCGCGACAGCGGACACGACAGTTGCGACGAACTCGACGACGAGGTCTCGCTGCAAGATCCCACTGTTTTCGTCACACATTGCATGGGCAAATTGACGCTGCCGTCGCCGACATCATCACCTCGAAAGACCTCGAATAAGGCATCGTCGAAACCTTCGAGTCCAAGGACATGCAGTATTCAATCTAATGTTGTTGGTGTGCTCTTAGACGCTGAAGCAGGTAGAGTGTCCTTCTACGATGGTTCTTCAAAGGAATGTCTTTTCTCTAGGAAGATCAAGGTATCTGGTGGGATCCAACCAGCTCTCACCATCGTCGGGTCAGGAATAGTTAGAATGAATTAG